In the Solanum pennellii chromosome 5, SPENNV200 genome, one interval contains:
- the LOC107018538 gene encoding protein cornichon homolog 4-like isoform X1 — protein MGDLLSWLFSFFLLVAVLGTILYQLMCLADLEYDYVNPYDSASRINRVVVPEFALQGALCFLHLVTGHWLMFLICLPYLYYNIKVYTDRCHLVDVTEIFNQLPWDKKVRLYKLGYLVILLAFSIFWMVWSIVDDEV, from the exons ATGGGCGATCTACTCTCATGGCTATTCTCCTTCTTCCTTCTCGTAGCTGTTCTTGGTACTATCCTATACCAG CTCATGTGCTTGGCAGATCTTGAATATGATTATGTCAACCCTTATGATTCAGCATCTCGGATTAATAGAGTAGTGGTGCCAGAATTTGCTCTTCAAGGAGCATTGTGCTTCCTACATCTTGTGACAGGGCATTGGTTGATGTTTCTGATATGTCTGCCATACTTATATTATAACATTAAAGT CTATACTGATCGCTGCCACTTGGTGGATGTAACTGAGATTTTCAATCAGCTTCCGTGGGATAAGAAGGTTCGGTTGTATAAGCTTGGATACCTTGTGATACTTCTTGCCTTTTCGATATTCTG GATGGTTTGGAGCATTGTGGATGATGAAGTATGA
- the LOC107018538 gene encoding probable protein cornichon homolog 2 isoform X2: MAILLLPSRSCSWYYPIPDLEYDYVNPYDSASRINRVVVPEFALQGALCFLHLVTGHWLMFLICLPYLYYNIKVYTDRCHLVDVTEIFNQLPWDKKVRLYKLGYLVILLAFSIFWMVWSIVDDEV; the protein is encoded by the exons ATGGCTATTCTCCTTCTTCCTTCTCGTAGCTGTTCTTGGTACTATCCTATACCAG ATCTTGAATATGATTATGTCAACCCTTATGATTCAGCATCTCGGATTAATAGAGTAGTGGTGCCAGAATTTGCTCTTCAAGGAGCATTGTGCTTCCTACATCTTGTGACAGGGCATTGGTTGATGTTTCTGATATGTCTGCCATACTTATATTATAACATTAAAGT CTATACTGATCGCTGCCACTTGGTGGATGTAACTGAGATTTTCAATCAGCTTCCGTGGGATAAGAAGGTTCGGTTGTATAAGCTTGGATACCTTGTGATACTTCTTGCCTTTTCGATATTCTG GATGGTTTGGAGCATTGTGGATGATGAAGTATGA